TCGCCGGTCAGTGGCGGCCGGCGCGCGGCAGCAGCATGGTGTCGGCGCGCAGGCCCTGGCGCATGGTCTCGAGCGCGATGACCTCGCCGGGGGCGATGTTGCCGAGGTTCACGTTGGTGCCGAAGTGCTTGATCATCCAGACCTGCTGCGCCTTCTGCGGCGCCTCGAACATGAGCCGGCTGGTGTCGATCTGGCTCTCGATCTCGTCGATCAGGCCGGTGCGGATCTCGCCGCTGCCGCGGTACAGGCCGACGGTGCCCGACTCGCGCCCCTCGGTGATCACCTTCCAGGCGCCCGCGTCGAGCTCCTCCTTGATCTGTTTCACCCAGCGCGACGGCGCGACCACCACCTCCTCGTCCTTGCTGCCGACTTCGGAGAGCACCTTGAAGTCGCGCGCCAGGCGCTCGATGTGGCGCAGCTTCTCGACCGCCGGCAGGGCGATCACCCCGTCGGAGATCTCGAGCAGCCTGATGCCGCGATCCTTGAGGTAGGCGACGTAGTCGTCGAGGCGGCCGCGTTGCAGCGCCAGCTCGAAGAGGCTGCCGCCGCAGTAGATGTCGACGCCGCGGCCGAGGCAGGCGTCGATCTTCGCCTCGAGGTTCTCGACCACCACCGAGGTGCCCCAGCCGAACTTGATGATGTCGACGTAGCCGGCCGCGACCTCGAGCAGGCCGTGGATGTCCGCCACGGACATGCCCTTGTCGAGCACGTGGGTGATCCCGACCTCGCGCGGGCGGCGGGTGCGCAGCGGGTCGGCGAAGATCTCGTGCAGCGGGTGCGGGCCGTTGTCGGAGCGGGACACACTCACGTGCCTAGCCCGGCGAACCGGGAAAACCAACTCAAATCGGCGCCGATGAGAGACTTGCCACGTGGGCGTCGCACGGCAGCCGTGGCCGGCTACCACTCACGGCCGAGGCGTCTGCCCACCGCGGTCCGCAGCAGGGTGGGGAACTGCGACCGCCGCTCCTCGGCATCGACGGCGGCGGCGAGGGCGGCGGCGGCGGCGCCCAGATCGGCGGCCATGGCGCGCACCGTGTCGGGGGCGCAACTGCCGATGCCCAGACGGCTGGCGACCACCTGCTCGGGCTGCACCGCGCGCCACAGCTCGTCGGCGTCGACCGCCAGGGGGCGGCCGACCGCGGCCCGGAACGCCGCCGCCAGGGCGGCGGCGAACGGCGTCGCCGCGGCGCCCACCTGGGCGCTGATGGTGGCGCCGACGATCTCGTGCGCGGTGCGGGAATCGACGCGCTCGCGCAGCAGCAGCAGGTCGGCAAGCTCGCTGCCGTAGGTGTGGCCGTGCCGCGCCTGCTCGCGCAGGCGGCCGAGGTCGAGGGTCATCCGCTGCAGCACCTCGGCGAGGAGGCGCACGAGGCCGTCCACCACCTCGAGGGCGCGCGGCAGCGCCTCGTACGACGTGTTGCGGTTGTCGATCTGGCCCGACGGCGTCTGGTTGGTGGCGATGACGCTCATCAGCGCCCCGTCGAGCTCGCGCGCCTGGCCGCGGATGAACGACAGCGCGTAGGGGTTCTTCTTGTTGGGCATGATGACGCTGGCCCGGCAGTGCTCGTCGGCGAGCGTCGCGTAGCCGAACTCCTCGGTCGTCCAGAGCTGCAGCTCCTCGGCGAGGCGGGAGGCGCCGGTGGCGAGCGAGACCAGCACGCCCATGAGATTGATGGCGACGTCGGGGCGCCACATGGCGTCGCGGCCGTGCACGTTCACCCGCGCGAAGCCGAGCAGGGCGCGCATGCGCTCGCGGTCGAGCGGCAGGCGGGCGCCGTTGGTGCTGGCGGCGCCGGCCGGCGACTCGTCGAGCAGGTCGGCCTCGCGCGCCAGCCGCTCGGCGTCGCGGCGCAGCGGCTCGGCGAAGCCGAGCAGGAAGTGGCCGAGGGTCGTCGGCTGCGCGTGCTGCAGGTAGGTGAAGTCGGGCATCACGTCGCCGGCGTGGCGCGCGCCGAGGTCGGCGAGCACGCGCAGCAGCGCGGCGGTGTCGCGGCGCGCCGCCGCCAGGGCGACGCGTTGGTGGATCAGCCAGCCGAGGGTGAGGGCCTCGCGGCGGGCGCGGCCGGCGTGCAGCCAGCCGGCGGCGGCGGGCACGCGCCGCTGCAGCTCGGCATCGCGGTTGTTGTAGAGGTCGCCCCACTTGGCCTCGAGGCGCAGCGCCGCCAGCCCCTGGTCGTGCAGCTCCACCAGCGCGGCGAGGAGCGCCCGCGCCGGCGCCTCGGGGATCACGCCGGCCTCGGCGAGCATCAACACGTGCGCCAGGTCGGCATAGCTGATGCCCTCGTAGAGCGCGTCGGCGTACGCGAGCTCGCGGCGGAAGGCGGTCTCGACCAGGACGGCCGACGGCCCGCGCCGCAGGCGTCCCCCGGCATCGAGATACCTGGCCCCTCCCGCATCCTCGTCTTTGCCCATGCTCGCGCCCAGGCGCGGAGTCCCGCCCCTGCCCGTGCCGCCGCCCTTCCTTCGCGTCATCCCAGGTACTCCCGTGCCGAGCGCCCGGCCAGTCGGCCGTGCACCAGCGAGTCGGTGATGCCGTTGCCCATCAGACGATTGCGGCCGTGCAGCCCGCCGACCATCTCGCCGGCGAGGAACAACCCCGGCCAGGCGGTGGCGCAGCGCGCGTTCACCCGGAAGCCGCCCAGGTAATAGTGCAGAAAGGGAAACACCAGCACGTCGGCGCCGATCCGGTGGTGGCGTTCGAGGTACTGCGCCAGCTTCGGGAAGTGGCGGCGCAGTTGGTCGGGATCGACGTCGCTCAGGGTCAGCCACAGGCCGGGCGAGCCGTCGTCGAGCCGCTCCGCCCGCCCCGCCTCGGCGGCGGCGAACATGCGCTGGGTGAGCGCGTAGCGGTCCTCGCCGACGGCCCCGACCTCGGCGCCGTGGCGGTCGAGCAGGCGGACGCGGAAGTTGACGATGCTCTCCGGCACGCAGCGGCCGACCGCCTCGTGGCCGCTGGCGGCCAGCCCGTACGGTTGGAACTGGAAGAAGTCGGCATGCTCGAGCGGCAGGCCGGCGGCGGCGAGGCGGTCGAACAGCACGTGGTTCTCATTCGCCGGATTGGTGGTCGGCAGGGCGCGGCGGCGCGCCTCGCGGTAGGTGACGCCGCCGGTGCAGCAGACCACGGCGCGGGCGCGCCAGCGCTCGACGGCGCCGGCGGCGCGCTCGACCTCGAGGACCAACCCGCGGTCGGCCGGCCGCAGGTCGACGACGCGGGCGTGGTCGAGCAGGTGCACCGGCGCCGCCCGCACGCGCGCCAGCAGGAGCTTCATGATCGCCGGCCCGATCTGGTCGCGCGACGAGACGATGCGTGGCTCGCTCAGGCCGCCGGCCATGCGGCGCACGATCTCCCCCTGCCCGTCGCGGTCGAGCTCGAGGCCCCACTCCACCAGGCAGGCGATGGTCTCCTCGACGTGGGCCACGAACGCCGCCAGGCGGTCGCGGTCGAGCGGCACGCGCGCCGCGCGCCGCATGTCGTCGGCGAAGCGGGCCAGCGCATCGGCCCCGGGCGGCGGCAACTGCAGCCCGCCCTGCGCCATGCCGGAGTTCGAGCGGCCGAGCGGCCCGTCGGTGAACAGCACGCTGTCGGGGCCGGCGGCGATCGCCGCCATCAACCCGGCGGCGCCACTGCCGATGACGGCGACCCCGCACTCCATCAGCGCCCGTCCTCGGTGCTCCCCAGTGGCCCCCGCTGGTCGCTCTCGCGGACGGCCTTTCTCGCCCGCGCCCCGGCCTGCGATTGCGTCCAGGTGCCGCCGGCGGGCGTGTCGCCAGGGGTGAGCGCGTAGCGCAGCCGGCGGACGATGGCGCCGGCGTGGAAGGCGGCGCTCAGCAGCGGATCGCGGCGGTAGGGGATCGCCGAGACGCGCGCCTTGGTGCGCGCCAGCTCCGCCAGCCGGGCGCGCTCGCCGGCGTGGTTGTTGAGCGCGACGTGCAGCTCGTGGACGAAGAAGCGGTCGTTGCGCTGCGGCCGCGCCACCGCCTGGGCGAGGCGCGGATCGCCGGTGAGATCGTAGTATTGGATGAGCGGCAGGTTGACGTCGGAGAACGCCGCCAACTTGATCCACAGCCAGGAGCGGCCGTTGACCTCGAGCAGCTTGTACTCGCCGTCGCGGTGGTCGCGCTTGCACTCCACCTGGCTGATGCCGACGAAGCCCATGGCGTTGAGCAGATCCTCGGCGTGGCGCACCACGGCGTCGGGCAGGGGCACGCTCTCGGCGAGGCTGGCGACGCCGTGGTGGTACGGATACTGGGTGAGCTTGCGGCCGGTGTAGCAGCGCAGCACGCGGCCGTTCAGGCCGCTGTAGGTGCCGACGGTGTACAGCTCGTCCGGCTCGCCGGGGATGTTCTCCGCCACCTGGAACTCGCGCCCGGGATACTCGGCGGCGATGCGCTCGAGGCAGCCCGCCAACGCGGCGGCGTCGTCGAGGATCTGCAGGCGGAACACCCAGTCGCCGGCGGTGGCGCCGCGCGCCGACGGCTTGACGATGAGCGGGAAGCGGAAGCCGTGCACGTCGGGCTGCTCGCCGCCGCGGAACAGGACGTGGCGCGGCGTCGGCATGCCGACCCGATCGGCGATCTCGTACTGCCAGTTCTTGCCGTCGATCTTGAGGCCGATCTCCGGTGAGGCGGGGATCCAGTAGCGCGCGGCGAGCCGCTCG
This is a stretch of genomic DNA from bacterium. It encodes these proteins:
- a CDS encoding phosphosulfolactate synthase, with product MHEIFADPLRTRRPREVGITHVLDKGMSVADIHGLLEVAAGYVDIIKFGWGTSVVVENLEAKIDACLGRGVDIYCGGSLFELALQRGRLDDYVAYLKDRGIRLLEISDGVIALPAVEKLRHIERLARDFKVLSEVGSKDEEVVVAPSRWVKQIKEELDAGAWKVITEGRESGTVGLYRGSGEIRTGLIDEIESQIDTSRLMFEAPQKAQQVWMIKHFGTNVNLGNIAPGEVIALETMRQGLRADTMLLPRAGRH
- a CDS encoding argininosuccinate lyase; the encoded protein is MGKDEDAGGARYLDAGGRLRRGPSAVLVETAFRRELAYADALYEGISYADLAHVLMLAEAGVIPEAPARALLAALVELHDQGLAALRLEAKWGDLYNNRDAELQRRVPAAAGWLHAGRARREALTLGWLIHQRVALAAARRDTAALLRVLADLGARHAGDVMPDFTYLQHAQPTTLGHFLLGFAEPLRRDAERLAREADLLDESPAGAASTNGARLPLDRERMRALLGFARVNVHGRDAMWRPDVAINLMGVLVSLATGASRLAEELQLWTTEEFGYATLADEHCRASVIMPNKKNPYALSFIRGQARELDGALMSVIATNQTPSGQIDNRNTSYEALPRALEVVDGLVRLLAEVLQRMTLDLGRLREQARHGHTYGSELADLLLLRERVDSRTAHEIVGATISAQVGAAATPFAAALAAAFRAAVGRPLAVDADELWRAVQPEQVVASRLGIGSCAPDTVRAMAADLGAAAAALAAAVDAEERRSQFPTLLRTAVGRRLGREW
- a CDS encoding FAD-binding protein, whose product is MECGVAVIGSGAAGLMAAIAAGPDSVLFTDGPLGRSNSGMAQGGLQLPPPGADALARFADDMRRAARVPLDRDRLAAFVAHVEETIACLVEWGLELDRDGQGEIVRRMAGGLSEPRIVSSRDQIGPAIMKLLLARVRAAPVHLLDHARVVDLRPADRGLVLEVERAAGAVERWRARAVVCCTGGVTYREARRRALPTTNPANENHVLFDRLAAAGLPLEHADFFQFQPYGLAASGHEAVGRCVPESIVNFRVRLLDRHGAEVGAVGEDRYALTQRMFAAAEAGRAERLDDGSPGLWLTLSDVDPDQLRRHFPKLAQYLERHHRIGADVLVFPFLHYYLGGFRVNARCATAWPGLFLAGEMVGGLHGRNRLMGNGITDSLVHGRLAGRSAREYLG